One window from the genome of Deinococcus aerolatus encodes:
- a CDS encoding MarC family protein, protein MNVTEVSSIALQTFLTMLVVMDPIGLAPIFIGLAGNRPSFERRKVALKAALVAGGIILVFGLVGRGLLEHLGISLSAFRVAGGVLLFLIALDMVFARPSGSKETAEEEQEAQERQDISVFPLAIPLIAGPGTLASIMIQANTAHGNPLLLTVVFLVTAAVLLLCYLALRLSGQIARVIGVTGVHVVTRVLGVLLGALAVQYVADGVLELVRGGLRTG, encoded by the coding sequence GTGAACGTGACCGAAGTTTCCAGCATTGCGCTTCAGACCTTTTTAACCATGCTGGTGGTCATGGACCCGATTGGCCTTGCCCCCATCTTTATCGGGCTGGCAGGCAACCGGCCCAGTTTCGAGCGGCGCAAGGTGGCCCTGAAGGCCGCGCTGGTGGCCGGGGGCATCATCCTGGTGTTCGGACTGGTGGGGCGCGGGCTGCTGGAACACCTGGGCATCAGCCTCAGCGCCTTCCGGGTGGCCGGCGGGGTCCTGCTGTTCCTGATCGCGCTGGACATGGTGTTTGCCCGGCCCAGCGGCAGCAAGGAAACCGCCGAGGAGGAGCAGGAGGCCCAGGAACGGCAGGACATCAGCGTGTTTCCGCTGGCGATTCCGCTGATTGCCGGTCCCGGCACGCTGGCCTCGATCATGATTCAGGCCAACACCGCCCACGGCAACCCGCTGCTGCTGACGGTGGTGTTTCTGGTCACGGCCGCCGTGCTGCTGCTGTGCTACCTGGCCCTGCGCCTGAGCGGCCAGATCGCCCGCGTGATCGGCGTGACCGGCGTGCATGTGGTCACGCGGGTGCTGGGCGTGCTGCTGGGCGCACTGGCCGTGCAGTACGTCGCCGACGGCGTGCTGGAACTGGTGCGCGGCGGCCTGCGCACCGGCTGA